The genomic region TTCTCCACCAGCTGCGCTGCCAGCACATACAGCTTCTTCACCTTCAGAGGTTGGCTCTTCTTCTTCCCCTCTTCTGCGATCTGCAGAGGGAAGCCAAAAGCCCAACAACAAGTTTGAGTCTGTTTGAATCCATTTCAATCTTATTTGgaagctaattctgttgaagaggAGTCTTCAGAAGAACATTGATGCCCGTTTATTCGTTTTTAAAGGTCCAGAATGAACGAACTGACGGTGACACGTGAGGGAAGCCGAACTCTGAGATCATCTGACACCATAAATCTTAAGAATAAACAAAAACTGTCTGAACTCGGGTTACATCACAAAAAATCTcatttacagtgatccctcgctacttcgcggttcgtttatcgcggattcacgacttcgcagattttttctttggagccttattcaagggaaattcgccgatttgcggtatttttctatgcgaaatatcaagaaattcctgttttttcatcaatttcatcataaaatgcactttttgtaataaaactgtaaaaaaaccaagtaaaaaaaatttttttcttgagttttacccacaaaaagagaatgtgatcatacgataattcaatgtagtactgtactgtaaatatggtgtccctacttcgcggattttcacctatcgcggccaggtctggaacgcatctaccgcgataaacgagggatcacctgtATTTGAGAAGTTTTAAAATGGTGGAAAAGCGGAGCTGAGCTCACTTTGAACATGAGTTTGGCTGCATCCAGGAAGTGGTGGGCTTTCCGATACAGCTCCACCGCCTCCAGGGTTTTGTTGTTCTCCAGGAGATGGGAGGCATATTTGGAAAGGAGGGATTTGATCTCCTTCATGTTGTGGGTTCTCGCTAGCTCCACGGCTCGGTTCCACTGAGAGGAAATAAAATAAATGCATCAACTTTTGTTTggataaaaaaaaacagcattaaTGCAGCAGAAGGGTAAAATGAATGCTGttgacattaaagagcaagtcaccccctaccagagtattactcctctcccacttcctgtttgaaaaatgcaacaaatgctgttgcctggcagaccgagagggcggagccgctaacaaatacacacacgacattgtgacatcatacggtaccagctaacgttctagggtacctcttagccaatagcgatggcagatttaaattcaaatgcagggcagagtttttacctgacgacggcacaacactgacagttttaggcagaaaaaaaAATTTGAACAAAGATGCACTGAagcgccaaattattgacgacacgtgtctgcagcacgattagacacacatttctatagtttatcaggaaaaaaagttgatttgggggtgacttgctcttggaAATGAATGCTGCTGGCATTAAAGGTAGAAAGATGGCACCGAGATGTGAATAAAGATGTTTTCTCTCCTTGAACCTAATTTTCTGTTGGATGTTTTTATCACCGGTGGTCTCCATCAGTGGGAGGACCGGAGGTGCCGCTTCCACACGTCCGGCGCCACAGGTTCTGTCCGTCTCTCACCTGGTTCAGATGGACACACGTGTCGACAGCAGCTTTTGGCTGGTTGCACTTCAGGTAGGCGTTCACGGCCTGCTCACACATCCCCACGTTGGTAAACATCTGCCCAATGGCCTGCAGCGAGCACACGGACAGTGACGGACGCTGCTGGATTCAGAGGAAATGATCCAGATTTGGAAATGTGACTCACCGGTAACAGTTTATTATTCTctggcagatctgaggtcagctTTTCAAGGCCACCATAATCCTCCAGCATGTAGTAACACTCGGCGAGCTTTTCGTGGTGACGGCCCTGGAGGTAGTACTGCAGCGCGTCGACCCTTCAAGCAGAGGAAACGGGTCCTTTAGCTCTCCACTTGTTGTTATCTGATCCTACAAACATTAAGttctctaaataataaaaacgttTAGTTCAGGGCACTCATTCAGCTGCAGTTCTGATCTTCTAAAGCAGCTGTTGTGGTTTTAGCAactctgaacaacctcagttgGGAGAAACTGAGATTTTGACGGGTTTGACCTGTCTGACCTCAAGTGTTTTTCACTGTTTTCCTCTTAAAAATGAAAGGTATGGCGGAGGATGTTTCTGTATTTCAGTAaaacaacccgccatcaccacgtTTAAAAAAAGTGCATGAGTGAGAACACCCAGTTATCCTCGTGCACGCTCTGTTcacaagtagctgccggccttgcagctaacttctagcagtaatctgaaatgaatcTCTCCAAATAGCACGCTGAACTTTAGCTTACCAGCGACAGCGGCGTTTGTGGGGAGCCCAGCCTTGGCTCAGCACAGGAAGTGGAAACTCCCCGCAACGTGACGACGGCCTTGAGTGAAAGGTTCACCAGAATGACTGGCAGTTATGTGGACCACTGGTTCggatgatccacccggaagaaaacGATCCTCCGCTATACCTTTGATGTCATTTTAAACTTGATATTGCATTTTATAAAATATATTTACAGCAGAAATTAGCTGCTGAGCTAGCTAACGTAGCGCTGGAATTTCAGAATCCTGCTGGAAAAGccatgaaataaaacatttataacaatGTGTGAAGAAACTTGGACTGTCATCGTCCTCAGGTGCTCTGTAACCATGGCTACGGTTTGGTCCCATTAAAGGTTTCTCTAAACCGAGGTCATTGAAGGACGCGTTGGAACAGAAACCATGCTTCCAGGTTGGAGACATTAAACTGTAAAGTACTTTTTAAGTTGAACTGGATTTTTCTGGAAACAAACAAACGTAGCACAGCTTGTAATGTTCTACATGGATACAACATCTGCTGTACGTAAATAAATCAGAGGAAAACCTAGAAACACCATTTCTGTCGGTCAGAAAAGTAGTCTCCGATGCCGATGTAAGCCTGCTGGAGCAGAGCGTCGTCGCCGGCTCCAGACCCGCTCTTGAGCAGCTGCAGCACCTTGAACCAGTCCCCCAGCTTGATCCTCAGGTTGATGGCGAGGTCTCTGAGAAACAGACACGGGGTCTCGTGAAGACCTAACCTCACCGGTTCAGCAGTAATGACACTGAGGAGGCTGTACCTGCGATCCATGTCCAGGTACATGCGCTCCGCTTCCTCAAACCTGCCGAAGTAGGCCGCCACTTCGGCTTGCTTCATGGGCTCGCTCTGCAGGTTCCCCAGGCGCTTGACAAACAAGATGCCCGGGTAGTCCTTGCAGTGGACAAAGGCCTCCTCAGCTGTCTTCAGGTCCAGTTTCTGGAGGGCTGCTTCAGCCAGGAGACGCCTAGCAGGAAACGGAgttaagctgctgctgctgctggtgacgGCTTTACGCTCAGATTTAAGCCCGGTCTGAAATTTGAGCTCAGACGGAAGTAAAGTGGCTCCAGcttgactttaaagagcaagtcaccccctacaagaaacttactccactcccacttcatgtttgaaaaatgcaacaaatgctgttgcctggcagaccgagagggcggagctgctaacaaatacacacacacaggctcacgacagcattgtgacatcataaggtaccagtttacatcatagcatacctcttagccaatagcggtggcagatttaaattagaatacagtgcagagtttttacctgacaacggcacaacactgccagttttaggcagaatatttaaagtttaactaagatgcactgaagtgccaaattattgacgacacgtgtctgcagcacgattagacactcgtttatttagtttatcagcaaaaaaaagtttatttgggggtgacttgctctttaaatgaacattttaacctcGTTTAAACAGAAATGTTTGTTGATGCAACAAAACGGGATCCTATAGCACCAGAAACCCTTCACGGTAAAAGTGACACTAAGCTGCAAATCCTGGAGGGACTAACTCTGGAGAAGATCCCAACAGGAGAAGCAGACGAAAAACGAAGACATCAAAGTGTCACATTTTACATTTACCAGAGTCTTGGATGAGGATTGTCCTCGATAAATTGTGAAGCGTCTTCGATGCCAACTTTCTCTATCAGAGCGCGGCTGTCTCTCAGGGAGCGGATCTCGAAGTTTATGAGGTTGTCTTTGTTCGGCCTCTCGGGGTCCTGCAGGGGAACATCCCATAATGTGTGACTCCGTCAGATGCTGGAGCCTTCACTGTAGAAAGTTCTAGAAGAGCTTTTTGAACGTTTTCACGGAGTTACGGTGAAATGTAAAAGGCATGAGGGTAATGAAAAAGCTGACCACGCTTCAGCCTGAAGGGCTTCTGTCGTACCTTCATGATTTCATCAAGCAGGACCGATTTGATTTCCAGGTCCTCGAAGCTGCAGATGTATCCAGATGTTTGAATCGGCTCCTGTCATTAAAAGATGGCTGTAAGCGAGAGATGTCACTGCCAATGAAACACTTGAGTCTCTACCTCTGGGTCCAGGTTCCTGAAGACGTACATCCTGGTCTTCTCCATCATGGCGAACAAATCTGGATTATCGTTTGCCCacttcatgtcccaaacatctttACGCTCGAATCTGGATGGGTCTCCTGCGCCCACTTGGCTCCCGTCGTCCGTGATGGAGCGAGCTTCCAAGTCCAGCAAAGTCATCACCCCCGAGATGTCGATTACGGCCAGGCGGCTGACGTAAGAATTGGATCATTACTGATTATTCAGAGGATCTGTGGCCACACCGCGCCCTAGCCAGGGCCTACCTGGAGTTGCAGTTCAGAGACAGATGAAAGGCTCGGTTGTTTAAGGAGAATTTCTGGATGAGGGAGACGTTTGGGAGGCTGTATGTGAGAACGGAGCCGGACTCCCGAGCCTGTAGACACACATGGACTGACTCAGCTAAAGCTCACAGAACCGTCGTCAGGCACGGGACGCAAACCAAGCAGCACAACTCACCACGATCAGGGTCTTATCTGTCGCTGTGATGCTACAGATGGGATCACGAGTTGGCTGAAATGAAACAAAACATCATTCTTATACCTTCTAATCGGTCGCTTTAACCTTTTTTCTGCAATAAAGTGGAATTTTCTTAAATTCATTCATGTTCAATTATAGGAAAATTTTATCAGCATTATTGAAATGAGCTAAAAATACTATTAAAATAATCTTGAATTGCTTCTAATGCACATTTTCTTTAGACTTGGATGCTTGTAAGACAGGAAATGAAAAAACTTCTTACTGTGAAGGATTTGGACGGATGTGTGCAGCCGTCACTGGCTCCAGAGGGGTTGCTGTCGATGTGGTAGAACCTGGAcagacaggaagtgggagcgtgtGAGTCTGAGGCAGATGACCTGCGTGACCTGTGGTCCAGGTGTGAGGAAAACCCTGGCAGCACATTAAGTCACACCCAGCCTGTCTGGAACCTCGGTGAATGAATGAATCCTTTTCTCTGCTCCGTCACGACCAACACTTGACACTGTGATGGCGAGCCAGTAAAGCTAAGGTCTCACACCAAGGTGCTCCTGGTTTCCCGTAAGTTCTCAACCATCTGTGGATGGGAATCCTGACGATGCTTCAGTAAGCATCTTGGTGTCTTTCAGCTTCTGATTAAAACAAACCGAGCAGAACCTTCATCATCCGCTTAAATGTGTCACAGCACTCGCCTCTCCCGCCCCTCCTTCTTCGTTTTGGTCACTTGGTTGATCTCCAGCGCGGTCAGTTTCTTTGCCACTCGGTACTGCCACAAGTAGAAAACATCTTTGGATGCAGCGATGACGTGCGTCTTCGTCAAGGTAACGAACATCGGATCTGAAGGTTTAGATCAGAAATAGAAATACTCTGAGCGTTACTGGAAGACTCGGCTGCAGCTCTACGACAACAGATGTCCTTTTTAGACCTTTACTCTTTAACTTACTTGTATGAAAATGATTCTGTGTTCTCTGTAAGAGAACTTGATGGATGTATGACATCATCATCGTACCAAATCAGAACTTTGACCACTTCAGCgccatttaaagggactttacggagttttgaatttttatgctcgcgattgccccctcaggccaaaagtgtaacggcagcttcaatagtaggctcgtgcacgaggacaggagaacgcgcagtacctttctcttcagcacagcgacaaaggtttatgatgggtcagtcctcctgcatgctcagatcattcccttctcttgcttgaaaaattgttccaaaatgaaagttgaacccacatcttttttatctgtgaattcaatgtcgttcgacgagtctcaaataaaaatttgggcatcttactgtaaaaaatataccattaatgtaaaaaagaaactctaaataaactatgttcacatccagaatcaaacccaggtcttctgcatgagagtcagacgtctaaccaggtgagctaaagcgccagtgacgtcctttgtatctgtaacatttatatccttgatgacagctgaaacaacgtcaaaccaaagaacggttcggagtgaaaatggctattttgttgctaatttgcaggaaatatctagaagaaagttctacagaaagtaactaagggtcctcagaaatgtagctagctttgtcactaggcgttaggaacagcgacaaagtggcactgcctctctctctgctgctaaagctacggatagcaaatgctacgggcgatgcctgagcgtgaacgcgcatgaagcagcctgctcgacccgagcatctctctttttctgtgattttacagaaaaacaggcaatcacagtaaaaatgccagggctcattctacaggaccagggcattgcaggagaacatatgaagaagacatttattatttctatacatgttttggctgtcagacttccataatgcccctttaaagactCTGTTCACCTCCGCGGCAGCAAGGCACACATGAATCTGTTGCGGTTCTCACAACTCACCGATGTCGATGTATTTGGAGTCCAGAGGCGTTCCAATGGAGTTGCACAGAATCAGGACGTACTGAAAGACGAACATCCGTTATATTTTCCTACAACCCAGTGCGTGAAAAATGAAGATGTTTATAAGTAAACCTTACTTTCGCCGGACACACAGCTTCCAACTCAGCATCCTCCTGCATAACGGCAAATTAAAGACGCAAATTCTGTTTATTTTTCCATtaagtttagaaaaaaaaaacctaaaaagaagcagaaaagtCCCAAAATGTCCGTTGAAATGTTTCCCTACCTGAGGCAGGGTTTCGTCCCCTTTGCTTGCCAGGATGCAGAAATCTCCAGAAGTGGTGATGGACATCAAGCTCTTGACATATTTAACAAACTTTTCGTTGTTTTTGGTGTCCCAGAACACGACGCAATGCTCCTGCCGCTCGGGTTTGGTGTAGGCGTACACCACCGTGCTGCAGCAGTAGCCCCACTGGTAAAGCAGGGAGGACCGGAGACTAGTTAAACCTCGTTAACCTCACACCAACGAGGTCCGAGCGGAGATGAAGCCTTTGGGTTGTGATTTATATCCATAAGCATCGTGGTTAATAAAGCCTAACACAAACTCTTAGTTAAGGTAAACAAAGGCGTTTATTTTCAACACTTGTTTGTTTACTGAAGCGTGTGACTGATGAGTGTTTACCTTATAATCTGGTCTTATGTTGGCAAAGTAAATGTAGGAATCCACAGCCAGACCGATCCGCAGGCCGCCTCCCTCCCAGGCAATCCCCCACATCTGCTTCCCAGAAACTTTGAGAGTTCGTAGATGCTGTTtcatgacgatgataataaaaaTCCGATGTGTGaatatttataaacaagaaaaggatctgcagcagcagcaggagaaaaATCTGCACCCTCACCTCTCCGAACGGTGTGTAGAACTGCACCACGTTAAACTCTTTCTCCATGTTTGCGGTTCTGAGGGAACCTGCCACCGCCAGCACACTGCCACAGTGGTTCCACTGGATGCTGACCACATTCATCGAGCTATCGATGCACACTGGGTCTGCAGGAGAGTGACGAGCATTTCTTAACAAACATTAGCACGAAAGGACAGGAAGTGCTCTCATCTTTGGTTCCTCACTCTCATCGTTCTCGTAGCGCATAATCTGACATTTTCCGTTGTCAAAACAGATGGCGAGACAGGGACAGTTGGGTTCGACGTAACCTCCGGTTCCAGCGTACCAGTGGATACCAGCTATACTGATGGCTCCGCTTGCACTGGCGAGACAACCGATGGTCATTTTCATCTGAAACAACACAGAAACACAAATATTCCATCTGAACCATAGGAAATGTTAAAAGCCAGTCGTGTATGGTGTGAAACTACACCGCCTCCACCAACGGGCTTGGTTCTGCACTGCACAAAGACTGCTTCAGTCTGGGTGTTTGCACATGGATCCGTGCAACAACCCTTAAGGTTATACACTCACTATAAAGTTTCCTTGGTTGTCATAAATGTGAACCTCCCCGTTGGCCATGCCAAAGAGGAGGATCCTGCTGTCTGGTGACCACGCCACATGAGCAAGCTGATTTCCCTTCAGCTCCTTTCCCCAAATTCGGTTCCCTGCAAGCAAAAGGTCATCAACTTACTCAGTTCACATTACAATTATTATTTATTACTATTTTCAAGTATCCATACCGTCTACTGATCCAACAATGACTGCCCCGTCCTCGTACACAATGCAGATCTTCTGACCATCAGCGTTCCAGCTCATACTTCTCACCACAGATTTGTTCCTGTTGTTGATCATCTCCTCGCACCACGAACCTCAAAACGGGACAAAGACTTGCTGCTAAACTAAACAAGGTCACTGGACAAAAAGGAGTGCTTTAAGTTTGACTAGAGCCCTAACCTTTATAGAGCATCCAAACAATTATGAGTCCATTCTGGTCGCTGGTTGTCAGCTTCTCGTACTGCTCGTTCCACGTCACCACCTGCACTGCACCTGCACGTGTTTAAAATCATGAGTGGGACAAAAGTACTTTTTAGAAATTTTAGACACGCAGAGATTCAGaaaatactttaaaaaagtaaactTGTCAAAAATGATTCACATGGTGCGGCTGAGACTCACCACTGTGTCCCTCTAAGGTCTGGTTCATGGACAGGTTACTTGGTGCAGCAAGACCTTTAAGTCTGGCGTCATCTGAAACATCGTACAGGTTTTATTGGTTAACCTGAGTGGTGTCGTTTCCATCCTGAAGAGGGTTGCAATGGCCAAAGTTGAGCCAGATCAGATTTACTTCAAACTGCTAAATTCCTTCAGATCTAATTCGTGGATGTATCGCATACCTCGGACTGCTGCAAATGCTCTCTGAACAGCAAAGGATTATTACAACCTCTGGTTAATATTTGTGGTTTCAGGAATGAAATATATGAGTTAATGTGGCCGGAGTGGGGCTGCCTGTAGATGTGCCTGATTTTTTAAATCGGTACTACTAAAGAGGTATGCCAGCTGATGCTGATATACAAAATGGTAGATAAAGAACTAAAACATAATGTTAAAtactagggatgcaacaataccgcTTTTGTCCAAACCAATAcgataccaatacttggatctgagtactcgccgatacagaTTACCGATacgtctaccacacaaaaaaaggcaatgaattggaatataggttttgttttcttctctgctttcaacaggataaGACTGTGGTAGATAATTtctactaatatatatatatttttcatcaCAAAAatgaaatattaggtgaacagaaatgacaagttacaatgAAGCCACTctcaggcaactgcattggtattggttCCTGGTGTTAAACTTTTACCGATTCCTAGTAAATACCAACCCGATATCTCAGCCAACTGGTAAATTCTGACCAAAAGCACTTGAATGACCTCTTTTATTAGGGAATGTTGAtcatttggtgatcagaaaagcaAGAAAACCTAAATCTGGCTTGAAGTTTTCCACCTTTTACCTGTCTGAGATTCAAGCTTGAGTACCCTCAGAAGACCATCATCCCCTCCACATGCAATGAAGCCTTGGTCCTTGTTCCAGGAGACGCATTTTAGAGGGATGCTGTTGGGAATAGCGATCTGTAATAACACAGGTAAAAATCTCATCAAGGCTGTTAGCAACTCCATTCATATTGATCTGAACTTGGACTGCTCACCTTTTTGCTGAGATAAATGAACATAGCGACGGCGGGTTGCTGCTGACAGCCTTTGTTTAAAACCGTACTTGTTAGCTCACAAAGCTAACGAGGAAATTTGAACGAACTTCTAAAAGACGCTACATCACGCACGGCTAACATTTACGTTAGCCTAGCTTAGCTCGGAGACCGTTATTTACCGAAAATAACGCACTCATGCATTTTTACGtttagaattaaaataataagagtcgataaaacaaacaataattgTAACAGTGAGGTTAAACTGTTGAAATGGGACGTTTCACTGCCTATAATGCTATACTTGTATGTAAACTACTGCTGTGGTCGCTCTCCGTCTCCCATGGTAACCGTAAACCGGAAGTGTTGGTTGCATCTTCTGGTAGTTGTAGTTTTTCTTGGTAGTTCCGCCGAAAAGCGCTTGTTCAGCCCAAAAGTTGATAATTTGTTTTTTGTTGGACCATTGTAGCGGTCACACTTcatagcgtgacgactgcaaatcaattatgaccaataagatgcgatgattccatataaatatgaaatatcaatctgattgatctttgattgtttaatcagaagatttttacttgttcagggaccatgaaCACACTTCGTACTcattcagacagtcaggtatatagttacaAAGGaactttattcttttctaaactaatgaggatacatgacaagatgagatgtgatggagtggatatgcggtgatggaatgtgatgtgtaggtggtgtgatgtaagctagatgtttatcagaatcttatCTGAaataaattgtgaaatctgggtgtaaaataattgtcTGCTATAATCtaaagagttgattattaataaaacggcatcagacgcaatctgttgtgtctacaaaccctggcggagacccatgggcgtcgcacccgtgggggatgtgggggattcaacacccacacttttccagctgttttgctcaccttcacaccagtctggtttctttacgtcgcactcactctgtttgcctcatctccttcttcacctcccgcttctgacagccgatgtcgggtttccagagagcaggagagggagggacggaagagctcgaccgaattcataattttacatctttacattagctgtacaaagtctgagtttgataaagtgaagaacaacaatttgcagagttgccaggcgcggcgccaggttttcatttttgggtgggccacggtaattttggacggaccttaataagcagttaagtgaagcaggcaggtcgcgctagacaatttcgtttaaaaagacgtcataaatgtgtttccccgtcattttaatttctaaaatatgaagtaa from Nothobranchius furzeri strain GRZ-AD chromosome 18, NfurGRZ-RIMD1, whole genome shotgun sequence harbors:
- the wdr35 gene encoding WD repeat-containing protein 35 isoform X2; the encoded protein is MFIYLSKKIAIPNSIPLKCVSWNKDQGFIACGGDDGLLRVLKLESQTDDARLKGLAAPSNLSMNQTLEGHSGAVQVVTWNEQYEKLTTSDQNGLIIVWMLYKGSWCEEMINNRNKSVVRSMSWNADGQKICIVYEDGAVIVGSVDGNRIWGKELKGNQLAHVAWSPDSRILLFGMANGEVHIYDNQGNFIMKMTIGCLASASGAISIAGIHWYAGTGGYVEPNCPCLAICFDNGKCQIMRYENDENPVCIDSSMNVVSIQWNHCGSVLAVAGSLRTANMEKEFNVVQFYTPFGEHLRTLKVSGKQMWGIAWEGGGLRIGLAVDSYIYFANIRPDYKWGYCCSTVVYAYTKPERQEHCVVFWDTKNNEKFVKYVKSLMSITTSGDFCILASKGDETLPQEDAELEAVCPAKYVLILCNSIGTPLDSKYIDIDPMFVTLTKTHVIAASKDVFYLWQYRVAKKLTALEINQVTKTKKEGRERFYHIDSNPSGASDGCTHPSKSFTPTRDPICSITATDKTLIVARESGSVLTYSLPNVSLIQKFSLNNRAFHLSLNCNSSRLAVIDISGVMTLLDLEARSITDDGSQVGAGDPSRFERKDVWDMKWANDNPDLFAMMEKTRMYVFRNLDPEEPIQTSGYICSFEDLEIKSVLLDEIMKDPERPNKDNLINFEIRSLRDSRALIEKVGIEDASQFIEDNPHPRLWRLLAEAALQKLDLKTAEEAFVHCKDYPGILFVKRLGNLQSEPMKQAEVAAYFGRFEEAERMYLDMDRRDLAINLRIKLGDWFKVLQLLKSGSGAGDDALLQQAYIGIGDYFSDRQKWVDALQYYLQGRHHEKLAECYYMLEDYGGLEKLTSDLPENNKLLPAIGQMFTNVGMCEQAVNAYLKCNQPKAAVDTCVHLNQWNRAVELARTHNMKEIKSLLSKYASHLLENNKTLEAVELYRKAHHFLDAAKLMFKIAEEGKKKSQPLKVKKLYVLAAQLVENFHEKVKTSQQSKVKGGKSEATYAIAGLLEEDATSSDNRIIDSAWRGAEAYHFFLLAQRQLYSGQTENAVRTALHLREYEDIIPAVEIYSLLALCSAASRAFGTCSKAFIKLESLESLSLEQRQLYEDLALEIFMKHPPRDNRVVREDSAEGSEGKVPTCIVTGVPIREHQFWMCSVCKHCALEREISRYSYCPLCHSPAV
- the wdr35 gene encoding WD repeat-containing protein 35 isoform X1, with translation MFIYLSKKIAIPNSIPLKCVSWNKDQGFIACGGDDGLLRVLKLESQTDDARLKGLAAPSNLSMNQTLEGHSGAVQVVTWNEQYEKLTTSDQNGLIIVWMLYKGSWCEEMINNRNKSVVRSMSWNADGQKICIVYEDGAVIVGSVDGNRIWGKELKGNQLAHVAWSPDSRILLFGMANGEVHIYDNQGNFIMKMTIGCLASASGAISIAGIHWYAGTGGYVEPNCPCLAICFDNGKCQIMRYENDENPVCIDSSMNVVSIQWNHCGSVLAVAGSLRTANMEKEFNVVQFYTPFGEHLRTLKVSGKQMWGIAWEGGGLRIGLAVDSYIYFANIRPDYKWGYCCSTVVYAYTKPERQEHCVVFWDTKNNEKFVKYVKSLMSITTSGDFCILASKGDETLPQEDAELEAVCPAKYVLILCNSIGTPLDSKYIDIDPMFVTLTKTHVIAASKDVFYLWQYRVAKKLTALEINQVTKTKKEGRERFYHIDSNPSGASDGCTHPSKSFTPTRDPICSITATDKTLIVARESGSVLTYSLPNVSLIQKFSLNNRAFHLSLNCNSSRLAVIDISGVMTLLDLEARSITDDGSQVGAGDPSRFERKDVWDMKWANDNPDLFAMMEKTRMYVFRNLDPEEPIQTSGYICSFEDLEIKSVLLDEIMKDPERPNKDNLINFEIRSLRDSRALIEKVGIEDASQFIEDNPHPRLWRLLAEAALQKLDLKTAEEAFVHCKDYPGILFVKRLGNLQSEPMKQAEVAAYFGRFEEAERMYLDMDRRDLAINLRIKLGDWFKVLQLLKSGSGAGDDALLQQAYIGIGDYFSDRQKWVDALQYYLQGRHHEKLAECYYMLEDYGGLEKLTSDLPENNKLLPAIGQMFTNVGMCEQAVNAYLKCNQPKAAVDTCVHLNQWNRAVELARTHNMKEIKSLLSKYASHLLENNKTLEAVELYRKAHHFLDAAKLMFKIAEEGKKKSQPLKVKKLYVLAAQLVENFHEKVKTSQQSKVKGGKSEATYAIAGLLEEDATSSDNRIIDSAWRGAEAYHFFLLAQRQLYSGQTENAVRTALHLREYEDIIPAVEIYSLLALCSAASRAFGTCSKAFIKLESLESLSLEQRQLYEDLALEIFMKHPPRDNRVVREDSAEGWSEGKVPTCIVTGVPIREHQFWMCSVCKHCALEREISRYSYCPLCHSPAV